Part of the Citrus sinensis cultivar Valencia sweet orange chromosome 2, DVS_A1.0, whole genome shotgun sequence genome, TATTAgtaattacttaaatttaacACCACATAATTACTTAGAACACCACACGATTACTGGAATTCACACCTCCGCTTCTGtcttaatcaatttaatttaatatatttaatttatacaatgaAAATGACATCATGTAACATCTACCTTGTACCAGCCGTCACGCTCACGCATCCACTTCTGtcttaatcaatttaatttaatatatatatatatatattttctcatCTTAACCGTTCACAAATTTTGACTGAGATtttctgattatttttttctctccatgTGATCAGAATTCAGAAACAAAACAACTATATGTAGTTGGAATGGGACCATTTGTTGACTTTGTATGCAGACTAGTGACAAGTCTACATTGCCAACAGGGAATATTATTGCAAGTGCTCTAAAATGTATGATCACTCACACCCGGCCGCTGGatgaaaaatatctttaaaaatattttaaaatgaatgaaaatacaaaattcaaGTGAAACTCAATATATATAACCACTTAATCACGTGGCGATCGCTTTGAAAAggtataaaattgattcagaaattatgaaaattgacGAAATTACGTGCCGAAAgccaaataaaacaaaaaaaaaaaattgatacaaatttaacggtagaaaaatgaattacaaaatttgaagattTAAATCAAGCAACCAAAATCTCTCGCCAAGTCCGAATTTCAGTCATGTTCTCGccaaattaagagaaaatcaaaataatttatgaaaattcattaaaaagtgACTAAACACGAACTCACAAGAACGAGTCTCTTTTACAAGACATCAAAAGTCAAGGAAAGCTTTTATCCGGAGGATTTTGCTACCTTACATGTAATGTAAGGTAGCAGCTCCCTTATCCGGAtcattgaaaagttttttacATAAAATCTCACCActgacataaaaaaaaaaaaaaaaagtacaaaactaaaaacaataaaattaaaaaagcagAAGAAGAGATTATACTCCGTAGTTAAGTACGCAACAAAATGCTGGGAATTCAAATGCCTCCCTCGAAATTCTTCATGCTGTTTCTGTTTGTGATCTATCTTTCAATAAGCTTCCAATCCAGTTTTACAGCTGCAGCTGACCCAACATACGCTTATCATGTATGCTCAGCAAATTTCACCGGAAACAGCACCTATCAAACTAACCGCAATCTTCTGCTATCTTCGCTTCCCACAAACGCCAGCCGAGGCAATGGATACTCCAGCGGTTTCTACAACGAAACCACCGGTCAAGACCCTAACAAGGTCTATGGCCTCTTTCTCTGCCGCGGGGATCAAACTGCCAGCAGCTGCCAAGACTGTGTCACTTTTGCCACCAGAGATTTAGTTCAGCGTTGCCCAGATGGCAAACAAACCATAATATGGTACGATCAGTGCCTTTTGCGTTATTCAAATCGGTCTATCTTTTCAACCATGGACACAGTGCCCTATGTCTCTTTGTTGAATACACAAAATGTTACGGACCGAGGCAGATTTAACCAGATTTTGGCGTCTTTGATGAGCCAAGTTGTAAATCAGGCTGTGAATAATTCCAGAAAGTTCGCGACACGAACGGCAAATTTCACAGCCTTACAAACACTTTACAGTCTCGCACAGTGTACCCCTGACCTGTCAAGTTCTGACTGTAACGTATGTCTTCAAGCAGCTATTGCAGAGTTGCCGAATTGCTGTAGCGGAAAAACAGGAGCACAAGTCTTGATTCCGAGTTGTATTGTCCGGTATGAATTTTACCCGTTTTACAATTTATCAGCCACATCGCCACCGCCACCTGCTCCGGTTCTTCTTCCTCCTCCACCCCCTGGTTCCGCTCGAGGTAAAATTGAAGTTGAACCCCCAGTTTATATGgcccttttttatttttttaaattatttaagttaaTGCTTTATCCTTCTTAAtgctttatttatctttttcttttgacgGGAGAGGGTACGGTCAGGGTGTATGATATTctgtaatttaaatataattctaAGGGAAACAAactgggatttttttttttaatttatttgctcCTCTGTTCTGTTTATTCTATTGAAAGTTTGGCTAAGGAGTAAACTCAAGACAGAAAAAATAGCCTTCATTCTCTACTCTATCTAACTCAACACTAATAAAAAGTCGGATTTACATTGATTTCATAAATGGAcgtaattgatgattttaacCATTAAagataatgttttttttttttaatgtttaattattcaattcgATTCCTATATTTACACTCATGAATTTCTAGTATGCCTAGAGAAACATATTGTTGTTTCCTGCAGGGAAAAGCGGAAtctcatcatcaacaattatAGCCATTGTTGCTCCAATTGCTGTCACTGCAGTGCTTTTTATTGTGGGCTTATGCTACTTTATAAGGAaagcaaaaaataagtataatGCTGTACCGGAAGTGAATGGTAAACACGAGAGCTACTTTATTACTAAATCAAACAATCTTTTGACAAGAGTACGTACGCATACAACTGTTgcaaattccttttttttttcttttttgcagcGGATAATGATATCACAACTCTAGAATCCTTGCAATTTGATTTCGAGACAATTGAGGTTGCCACAAACAATTTCTCAACTGATAACAAGTTGGGTGAAGGTGGATTTGGTGAAGTTTACAAGGTATACCATCATTAACACTTCTGAAAGTTTCTGGTAGTTGCAAAAGGTTACACAGTATAGATTTTCTAATGATTGATTAATGTACATTTGCAGGGTGTACTTCCTAGTGGACAAGAAATAGCTGTAAAGAGGCTATCGAGAAGCTCCGGACAAGGTGGACAAGAATTTAAGAATGAGGTCGTGTTGGTCGCCAAGCTTCAACATAGAAATCTGGTTAGGCTACTGGGATTTTGCTTGGAGGGCGAAGAAAAGATACTTGTCTACGAATTCGTACCCAACAAAAGCCTTGACTACTTTCTATATGGTTAGATCATTTCCTTAAACTGTAAAGACTTAAAAAGAGTTGAACATCCAAGATTAGTATtgattattcaaatattttcattagtCTTCTCAAGAGTGACATAATTACTTTAGTTAGcatttgaattcaatttcctaatttcaatttgaaatttttattttgatgtaaGCACAGAGCCcgaaaaacaacaacaattggATTGGTCAAGACGCTACAAGATAATTGGAGGGATTGCTCGAGGGATTCTTTATCTTCACGAAGATTCTCGGCTCAGAATTATACATCGTGATCTAAAAGCTAGTAATATACTGTTAGATGCAGAGATGAACCCAAAAATTTCTGATTTTGGCATGGCAAAGATATTCGGAGTTGATCAAACTCAAGGAAATACAAACAGAATTGTTGGTACATAGTAAGTATTGACTACTATTTCATACTTTGCATCCCTTAGTAGAACCATTTAGCCtggatgataaattaattggataGAGTTGTTGAATAGTTTCGAAATATTGTCTTTAGACTGACTTGGTTGCTGGTTTACAGTGGTTACATGGCCCCAGAATATGCTATGCATGGACAATTCTCTGTCAAATCAGATGTATATAGTTTTGGTGTCCTCGTCCTGGAGATTATAACTGGCAAGAAGAACAGCAGCTTTTATCAAACAGATGGTGCTGCAGATCTTTTGAGCTATGTAAGCATAAATAGAGTTataaatctttaaattttccaCTTTGTTAGTGTATACATCATCACTTACAAATAAAAGCACTAAAAGGGAGGTAGAAATTGCAACCCTGTTTCATTACACTTCACTTTTCAGGCTTGGAAACATTGGAGGGATGGAACACCTTTGCAGTTGCTGGATTCAAATCTGACAGATTCTTACTCAAGAAATGAAGTGATTAGATGCATCCAATTGGGCTTATTATGCGTCCAGGAAGATCCAGCTGAGAGGCCATCAATGGCAACAATAGTTCTCATGCTCAATAGTTACTCTGTCACACTTCCGTCGCCTCAACATCCTGCATTTTTCATAGGCAGTCGAACTGAGAGGGACTTGCCCACAAAAGAATTTGAGTGCTCTGATAAATCTACAAGCAAGTCGATTCCATGGTCTGTTGATGAAGCGTCAATTACTGAAGTATACCCCCGTTAACTTGTAAGAACTGTTAATGATGCTTCTTCTTTATGTTAGTATATGATCTACCGAGGGGCAGGGCTGGTACGGTATGGGGGAGAATGGCATGGTTTACGACAAGCAATAATGAAAAAGAGGAGGTGCCCTTCGAATTGAATTATGCCGCGTTGCTTTATCCAAAGTTTTTATTCGTTGAAGTATATGAATATTGTATGTgtgagtaatgatacaacgTTGGGATATCAAATTTTCCATTACCATGTAGTTTTTGTTCTATGTCGTCTCGTTAGTGTCTGCTGGGTAGGGAGCCCAaagttcagtgaagttattcAAAGTGATAAAATGGCTTGGCCAGTATTGATATAACATCTTCAtggttttaatttaaatttttctttgggTCTTGTGCTATGTTTTTACACTTTAACATGTGGGGATATCAAGATTAGCTTTGCTGGGCATTCGATctgaaacattattttaagAGTTGCATCAGCAGGTATTCCATgccatatttttcttcattagtTTGTGAGTTCGTTCTTTCTATGTGCATTCAGTGAAATAAAAGCCGAAACAACACTTATCATTCCAGTGGTtgcaaa contains:
- the LOC127900229 gene encoding cysteine-rich receptor-like protein kinase 10 isoform X2, translating into MLGIQMPPSKFFMLFLFVIYLSISFQSSFTAAADPTYAYHVCSANFTGNSTYQTNRNLLLSSLPTNASRGNGYSSGFYNETTGQDPNKVYGLFLCRGDQTASSCQDCVTFATRDLVQRCPDGKQTIIWYDQCLLRYSNRSIFSTMDTVPYVSLLNTQNVTDRGRFNQILASLMSQVVNQAVNNSRKFATRTANFTALQTLYSLAQCTPDLSSSDCNVCLQAAIAELPNCCSGKTGAQVLIPSCIVRYEFYPFYNLSATSPPPPAPRNILLFPAGKSGISSSTIIAIVAPIAVTAVLFIVGLCYFIRKAKNKYNAVPEVNADNDITTLESLQFDFETIEVATNNFSTDNKLGEGGFGEVYKGVLPSGQEIAVKRLSRSSGQGGQEFKNEVVLVAKLQHRNLVRLLGFCLEGEEKILVYEFVPNKSLDYFLYEPEKQQQLDWSRRYKIIGGIARGILYLHEDSRLRIIHRDLKASNILLDAEMNPKISDFGMAKIFGVDQTQGNTNRIVGTYGYMAPEYAMHGQFSVKSDVYSFGVLVLEIITGKKNSSFYQTDGAADLLSYAWKHWRDGTPLQLLDSNLTDSYSRNEVIRCIQLGLLCVQEDPAERPSMATIVLMLNSYSVTLPSPQHPAFFIGSRTERDLPTKEFECSDKSTSKSIPWSVDEASITEVYPR
- the LOC127900229 gene encoding cysteine-rich receptor-like protein kinase 10 isoform X1, which translates into the protein MLGIQMPPSKFFMLFLFVIYLSISFQSSFTAAADPTYAYHVCSANFTGNSTYQTNRNLLLSSLPTNASRGNGYSSGFYNETTGQDPNKVYGLFLCRGDQTASSCQDCVTFATRDLVQRCPDGKQTIIWYDQCLLRYSNRSIFSTMDTVPYVSLLNTQNVTDRGRFNQILASLMSQVVNQAVNNSRKFATRTANFTALQTLYSLAQCTPDLSSSDCNVCLQAAIAELPNCCSGKTGAQVLIPSCIVRYEFYPFYNLSATSPPPPAPVLLPPPPPGSARGKSGISSSTIIAIVAPIAVTAVLFIVGLCYFIRKAKNKYNAVPEVNADNDITTLESLQFDFETIEVATNNFSTDNKLGEGGFGEVYKGVLPSGQEIAVKRLSRSSGQGGQEFKNEVVLVAKLQHRNLVRLLGFCLEGEEKILVYEFVPNKSLDYFLYEPEKQQQLDWSRRYKIIGGIARGILYLHEDSRLRIIHRDLKASNILLDAEMNPKISDFGMAKIFGVDQTQGNTNRIVGTYGYMAPEYAMHGQFSVKSDVYSFGVLVLEIITGKKNSSFYQTDGAADLLSYAWKHWRDGTPLQLLDSNLTDSYSRNEVIRCIQLGLLCVQEDPAERPSMATIVLMLNSYSVTLPSPQHPAFFIGSRTERDLPTKEFECSDKSTSKSIPWSVDEASITEVYPR